A genomic segment from Bacillus cereus G9842 encodes:
- the pseH gene encoding UDP-4-amino-4,6-dideoxy-N-acetyl-beta-L-altrosamine N-acetyltransferase yields MLDIEDFQLERLEKKDLELILNWRNAKEIRSVMYEDHQITIDEHLKWYEKLVMDETKVARILIYKEKPIGFVNFTKIDEMNRTCYWGFYIGEKQSVRRAGTVLGLLALNFIFEIKDIHKVYAEIIESNCISLNFHQKLGFQEDGRYEDYIYRDNDYIDVITMTLSREQWEERKEAIKIELEGEKNE; encoded by the coding sequence ATGTTAGATATTGAGGATTTTCAATTGGAAAGGTTAGAAAAGAAAGATTTAGAACTTATTTTAAATTGGCGGAATGCAAAAGAAATACGTTCAGTTATGTATGAAGATCATCAAATAACAATAGACGAACATTTAAAGTGGTATGAAAAACTCGTAATGGATGAAACAAAGGTTGCAAGAATATTAATATATAAAGAAAAACCAATTGGATTTGTTAATTTTACAAAAATAGATGAAATGAATCGAACTTGTTATTGGGGATTTTATATAGGTGAAAAACAAAGTGTAAGACGTGCCGGAACTGTATTAGGTTTATTAGCATTAAATTTTATTTTTGAAATTAAAGACATACACAAAGTATATGCAGAAATAATAGAATCAAACTGTATTAGTTTAAATTTTCATCAGAAACTTGGTTTCCAAGAAGATGGAAGATATGAAGATTATATTTATAGGGACAATGATTATATAGATGTCATTACAATGACCTTGTCCCGTGAACAATGGGAGGAAAGAAAAGAAGCTATAAAAATAGAACTTGAAGGTGAAAAAAATGAGTAA
- the pseG gene encoding UDP-2,4-diacetamido-2,4,6-trideoxy-beta-L-altropyranose hydrolase, producing MLEKKIAFRADASIEIGTGHIMRCLTLAHELRNKGAQVYFICRKLEGDLHQYILNKGFCVFVLDGDGENTNFLSSEHGSYLNWLKYHWFVDAQQTNDILSQLPKCDWLIVDHYGLDNRWESALRKTVRKIMVIDDLANRMHDCDLLLDQNLYDNPNDRYKDLIPEHSLVKLGPKYAILRPEFHAAKKFSRKRTGEIERIFIFFGGHDVTNETLKTLRALQNINQDNLKIDVVVGSQNPHKEEIQTYCKSVSNASYYCQIENMEELLVRADLGIGAGGTTTWERCFLGLPSITITTAQNQIEVTKAVAKVGATWNIGTAESVSDKAIMECLNKLLSNSKIVKEMSNKALSIQCASNSNEIAKNILGG from the coding sequence TTGCTTGAGAAAAAAATTGCCTTTCGCGCCGACGCATCTATTGAAATAGGTACCGGTCATATTATGCGTTGTTTAACACTGGCCCACGAGTTACGGAATAAAGGTGCTCAAGTATATTTCATTTGTCGTAAGCTAGAAGGTGATTTACATCAATATATTTTAAATAAGGGATTTTGTGTGTTTGTATTAGATGGAGATGGTGAAAATACAAATTTCTTAAGTTCAGAACACGGGAGTTATTTAAATTGGCTCAAATATCATTGGTTTGTTGATGCACAGCAGACCAATGATATTTTGTCGCAACTTCCCAAGTGTGATTGGTTAATCGTTGATCATTATGGATTAGATAATAGGTGGGAGTCTGCTTTAAGAAAAACTGTAAGGAAAATCATGGTAATCGATGATCTTGCAAATCGAATGCACGACTGTGATTTGTTACTAGACCAAAATTTATACGATAACCCTAATGATCGCTATAAAGATTTAATACCAGAGCACTCATTAGTAAAATTGGGGCCTAAATATGCTATATTACGGCCAGAGTTTCATGCTGCTAAGAAATTTTCACGAAAAAGAACAGGAGAAATTGAGAGGATTTTTATTTTTTTTGGTGGGCATGATGTAACAAATGAAACATTAAAAACATTAAGAGCCTTACAAAATATAAATCAAGATAACTTAAAAATAGATGTTGTGGTAGGAAGCCAAAATCCGCATAAAGAGGAGATTCAAACTTATTGTAAGAGTGTTTCTAACGCTTCATATTATTGTCAAATAGAAAATATGGAAGAGCTTCTCGTACGAGCGGATTTAGGGATAGGAGCTGGAGGAACAACCACATGGGAACGCTGCTTTCTTGGATTACCTTCTATTACAATTACAACTGCACAAAATCAAATTGAAGTAACCAAGGCTGTAGCAAAGGTTGGAGCTACATGGAATATTGGTACAGCTGAAAGTGTTTCGGATAAAGCAATTATGGAATGTCTAAACAAACTTTTATCAAATTCTAAAATAGTGAAAGAAATGTCTAATAAAGCTCTTTCTATACAGTGTGCCAGTAATTCAAATGAAATAGCAAAAAATATTTTAGGAGGATAG
- the pseC gene encoding UDP-4-amino-4,6-dideoxy-N-acetyl-beta-L-altrosamine transaminase — MVRGILGMHGGKPVRETYLPYGQQQIDEYDIQAVVDVLKGDFLTTGPMVQQFEEAIAKYVGAKYAVSFSNGTAALHAACYAAGITEGDEVITTPMTFVASANCILYQGGKPVFADIDNGTYNISPKSIEEKITNKTKAIIPVHFTGQPVELEEIQKIAKENNLIIIEDAAHALGATYKNKKIGSIGDMTMFSFHPVKHITTGEGGVITTNNPLFYEKLFQFRTHGIEKNPRNLLENHGPWYYEMQFLGYNYRITDIQAALGLSQLNKLDSFIKIRKKYVDIYNKEFSCLSEIIIPKQLPQTDSSWHLYIIRLNTKLLKCNRKEVYEALQRENIGVNVHYIPVHLQPFYQKLGYGKGICPQAENVYEEIITLPLFPKMTEADVWDVIQAVRKVLSFYRVAKN, encoded by the coding sequence ATGGTAAGGGGAATCCTCGGTATGCATGGAGGAAAGCCTGTTAGAGAAACTTATTTACCATATGGCCAGCAACAAATTGATGAATATGATATTCAGGCTGTTGTAGATGTATTAAAAGGGGATTTTTTAACAACAGGACCAATGGTTCAACAGTTTGAAGAGGCTATAGCGAAATATGTGGGAGCAAAATACGCTGTTTCCTTTTCAAATGGTACAGCTGCATTGCATGCTGCCTGCTATGCAGCAGGCATAACTGAGGGAGATGAAGTAATTACAACTCCGATGACATTTGTAGCAAGTGCAAATTGTATTTTATACCAAGGGGGAAAGCCGGTATTCGCTGATATTGACAATGGAACATATAACATTAGTCCTAAATCTATAGAGGAAAAGATTACAAACAAAACAAAGGCTATTATTCCCGTACACTTTACTGGTCAGCCTGTAGAGTTAGAAGAAATACAAAAAATAGCAAAAGAAAACAATTTGATTATCATTGAAGATGCAGCCCACGCATTAGGAGCCACATATAAAAATAAAAAGATTGGTTCAATTGGTGATATGACAATGTTTAGCTTTCATCCGGTGAAACATATTACTACCGGAGAGGGGGGGGTAATTACCACAAATAATCCTCTGTTTTACGAAAAACTTTTTCAATTCCGTACGCACGGAATTGAAAAGAATCCTCGAAATCTTCTTGAAAATCATGGGCCTTGGTATTATGAAATGCAATTCTTAGGTTACAACTATAGAATAACGGATATACAAGCTGCTCTTGGCTTATCACAGTTAAATAAATTAGACTCTTTTATTAAAATTCGAAAGAAATATGTAGACATTTATAATAAAGAATTTAGTTGTTTATCTGAAATCATCATACCAAAGCAATTGCCTCAAACCGATTCAAGCTGGCACCTTTATATTATTCGTTTAAATACTAAATTATTAAAATGTAATCGAAAAGAAGTTTACGAGGCATTACAAAGAGAAAATATCGGTGTGAATGTGCACTATATACCCGTACATTTGCAACCGTTTTATCAAAAATTAGGTTATGGAAAAGGTATTTGTCCGCAAGCAGAAAATGTATATGAGGAAATTATTACGCTGCCTCTATTTCCTAAAATGACAGAAGCTGATGTGTGGGATGTAATACAAGCTGTGAGAAAAGTTCTTTCGTTTTATAGAGTTGCTAAAAATTAA
- a CDS encoding glycosyltransferase family 2 protein, which produces MPKISVIMTSYNKPAFVEKSILSVLNQTFQDFELFIMDDDSDEMTQKVIQPFINNENVHFYKSNVAHISERTKKVRYAALINEALKHAKGEYITYITDDNQYEEERLKKMSSYLDENKDVQIIYSASKTIRIDETEMPIKTVERPAKKITNNAPCTIDHCSIMHRASVLPILEKRWNSYWDEDPQFYRIGDARFFWRLNHYWDFYPLDEILDINYITPHSIHAQLFAEEKNEFVQLLPPQRTCKELREDLRRKRG; this is translated from the coding sequence TTGCCTAAAATTTCAGTTATAATGACAAGTTACAATAAGCCTGCGTTTGTTGAAAAATCTATATTAAGTGTATTAAACCAAACCTTTCAAGATTTCGAGCTTTTTATAATGGATGATGATTCAGATGAAATGACCCAGAAGGTGATTCAACCATTCATAAATAATGAAAATGTACATTTTTATAAAAGTAATGTAGCTCATATTTCTGAAAGGACAAAAAAAGTAAGATATGCCGCTTTAATTAATGAGGCACTTAAGCATGCTAAAGGAGAATATATAACTTATATTACAGATGATAATCAATATGAAGAAGAACGTCTTAAAAAGATGTCTAGTTATCTTGATGAGAATAAAGATGTTCAAATTATTTATTCTGCATCAAAAACGATTCGTATAGATGAAACAGAGATGCCTATTAAAACGGTTGAGAGACCTGCAAAAAAAATTACGAATAATGCTCCATGTACAATTGATCATTGTTCTATTATGCATAGAGCATCTGTTTTACCAATTCTTGAAAAAAGGTGGAATTCTTATTGGGATGAAGATCCTCAGTTTTACCGGATAGGAGATGCACGCTTCTTTTGGAGATTAAATCACTATTGGGATTTTTATCCCTTAGATGAAATTTTAGATATCAATTATATTACTCCCCATTCAATACATGCGCAGTTATTTGCAGAAGAAAAAAATGAATTTGTGCAATTATTACCACCACAAAGAACATGCAAAGAATTAAGGGAAGACTTAAGAAGAAAAAGAGGGTGA
- a CDS encoding glycosyltransferase family 2 protein, with protein MQPQISIILTSYNKPSLINQVIESVLMQTYKEWELFIMDDNSCPETINVIKNYLEDPRITYTNSFIQDDERYKTTRYATLINEALPLTCGDYICYLTDDTIYLPNRLAEMLSFLEKHPEIDVVYSSQYVKYVDYNLQPTNEFVREASEILYTAANVVDHCSIMHTRRILLKVYEKYCGYWDTNPLYWFAGDAMFWKRLNTFQPFYPINKVLDITFKTPFSFQNLYANLPSKDLNGILFSNSQGKVFLIDNFKRRLISKDMLSYFKYNQNEIVLIPDPFIYKYTEGPPITLTESIPNLRVVQSEKGELFYIENNQKRPFIDTIAFRKFKFSVQEIIKVSQRSLNQFSDGPPIYPNLSRHAVLPEGKVFIYHHNYFIMTDYMLHPIDKDILQKLYLLKNCIPISKTNLSYFKMGPPISTYPSYLAEKYLE; from the coding sequence TTGCAACCCCAAATATCAATTATCCTTACTAGTTATAATAAGCCATCATTAATTAATCAAGTTATTGAAAGTGTTCTAATGCAAACTTATAAAGAATGGGAACTTTTTATTATGGATGATAACTCCTGTCCAGAAACTATAAATGTCATAAAAAATTATCTAGAGGATCCTCGAATTACTTATACGAATAGTTTTATACAAGATGATGAACGATATAAAACTACAAGATATGCAACACTTATCAATGAGGCACTACCATTAACTTGTGGGGATTATATTTGCTATTTAACAGATGATACTATATACCTTCCAAACAGATTAGCTGAAATGTTGTCTTTCTTAGAAAAACATCCTGAAATTGATGTAGTCTACTCTTCCCAATACGTAAAATATGTTGATTATAACCTACAACCTACAAATGAATTTGTGAGAGAAGCTTCGGAAATTTTATATACAGCTGCTAATGTTGTAGATCATTGTTCAATTATGCATACTAGAAGAATATTATTAAAAGTCTATGAAAAGTACTGTGGATATTGGGATACAAATCCTTTATATTGGTTTGCTGGAGATGCAATGTTTTGGAAACGCCTAAATACATTTCAACCTTTTTATCCCATTAACAAAGTGCTCGATATTACTTTTAAAACACCATTCTCTTTCCAAAACCTATATGCTAACCTCCCTTCAAAAGATTTAAATGGTATTTTATTTAGTAATTCACAAGGTAAAGTATTTTTAATTGATAACTTTAAACGCAGGCTTATTTCGAAAGATATGCTTTCTTACTTCAAATATAATCAAAATGAAATTGTCTTAATTCCCGATCCATTTATCTACAAATATACAGAAGGGCCCCCCATAACCCTTACAGAGTCAATTCCAAATCTACGGGTTGTGCAAAGTGAAAAAGGAGAGTTATTTTATATAGAAAATAATCAAAAACGTCCATTTATTGACACCATTGCATTTCGCAAATTTAAATTTTCAGTTCAAGAAATTATTAAAGTTTCACAACGTAGTTTAAATCAATTTTCAGATGGACCACCTATTTATCCAAATTTATCTCGTCACGCGGTTTTACCAGAAGGAAAAGTATTTATCTACCATCACAATTATTTCATCATGACAGATTATATGCTTCATCCCATAGATAAAGATATATTGCAAAAACTATATTTATTAAAGAACTGTATACCGATTTCAAAGACCAATTTATCCTACTTTAAGATGGGCCCTCCTATTTCAACATACCCCTCTTACCTAGCTGAAAAATACTTAGAATAG
- the pseI gene encoding pseudaminic acid synthase has translation MSNVYIGGREIGNSLPPFIIAEMSGNHNQSLDRALKIVEAAAEAGAQGFKIQTYTPDTMTLNIENGDFSIHDTKSLWKGKSLYHLYKEAYTPWEWHKPIFDRCIELGMIPFSTPFDETAVDFLETLNVSCYKIASFENTDIPLIRKVAATGKPIIISTGMASIAELDETVRAAREEGCKELILLKCTSTYPASPKSTNIVTIPHMKELFKCQVGLSDHTLGVGVSVASVAFGATVIEKHLTLSRLDGGVDAKFSMEPAEFKLLVSETEKAWESLGNVYYGPTDIEKDSLKFRRSLYVVENIKAGEFFTNENVKAIRPGNGLLPKHISKIIGKKANKDIEKGTPVSWDLI, from the coding sequence ATGAGTAATGTATATATCGGAGGTAGAGAGATTGGCAATAGTTTGCCACCATTTATTATTGCAGAAATGTCAGGAAATCATAATCAATCATTAGATAGAGCGTTGAAAATTGTAGAGGCAGCTGCGGAGGCCGGGGCACAAGGATTTAAAATTCAAACATATACACCAGATACAATGACTTTAAATATAGAAAATGGTGATTTTTCAATTCACGATACGAAAAGTTTATGGAAAGGCAAATCACTTTATCATTTATACAAAGAAGCATATACACCATGGGAGTGGCATAAACCAATTTTTGATCGCTGTATAGAGTTAGGGATGATACCATTTAGTACGCCTTTTGATGAAACAGCTGTAGACTTTCTAGAGACATTAAATGTTTCATGTTATAAAATTGCATCTTTTGAAAATACTGATATCCCCCTCATACGTAAAGTAGCCGCAACAGGAAAACCAATAATTATTTCGACAGGTATGGCTTCAATTGCCGAACTTGATGAAACAGTAAGGGCTGCGAGAGAAGAAGGGTGTAAAGAACTAATTCTATTAAAATGTACGAGTACGTATCCTGCGTCTCCAAAATCTACAAATATAGTTACCATACCTCATATGAAAGAGTTATTTAAATGTCAGGTGGGTTTATCTGATCATACACTGGGTGTAGGAGTATCTGTAGCGAGTGTTGCCTTTGGGGCCACAGTAATTGAGAAACATTTAACGCTCTCGAGGTTGGATGGAGGAGTTGACGCTAAATTTTCAATGGAACCAGCTGAATTTAAATTATTAGTAAGCGAAACTGAAAAAGCATGGGAATCTTTGGGGAATGTATATTATGGACCGACTGATATAGAAAAAGATTCTTTAAAATTTAGAAGATCATTATATGTAGTAGAAAACATAAAAGCGGGAGAATTCTTTACAAATGAAAATGTTAAAGCTATTAGACCAGGGAATGGCTTATTACCAAAACACATATCCAAAA
- a CDS encoding dTDP-glucose 4,6-dehydratase encodes MKILVTGGAGFIGRWVVKRLLQDKHEVWILDNLANSTTANITEFAHDLNLKQCIQGDIKDKKLVAQLFENNSFDLCYHLAASINVQDSIDDARATFENDTIGTFNLLEQCLNYDVKMVFMSTCMVYDKATNIQGISELDPIKPASPYAGSKIAAENMVLSYYYAYKLPVVVIRPFNTYGPFQKTGGEGGVVAIFINNKLDNVPLNIYGDGKQTRDLLYVEDCADFVVAAGYSAKANGHIINAGTGQDISINKLAELISGNKVSIQHVTHIHPQSEIQKLLCNYEKAKTILNWEPKVSLEDGVIKTEEWIKSLKINPKEKE; translated from the coding sequence ATGAAAATATTAGTAACTGGTGGTGCAGGTTTTATTGGTAGGTGGGTTGTAAAGAGATTATTGCAGGATAAGCATGAAGTATGGATATTAGACAACTTAGCAAATTCAACTACTGCAAATATTACCGAGTTTGCACACGATCTAAATTTAAAACAATGCATTCAAGGAGATATTAAAGATAAAAAATTAGTTGCTCAATTATTTGAAAATAATTCATTTGACCTTTGTTATCATTTAGCAGCGAGTATCAATGTTCAAGATAGTATAGATGATGCTAGAGCAACTTTTGAAAATGATACAATAGGTACTTTTAATTTGCTAGAACAATGTCTTAATTATGATGTCAAAATGGTCTTTATGAGTACTTGTATGGTATATGATAAAGCTACTAATATACAAGGGATATCAGAATTAGACCCAATTAAACCAGCCTCTCCATATGCGGGATCAAAAATTGCTGCTGAAAACATGGTTTTATCTTACTATTATGCTTATAAGCTACCAGTAGTGGTTATTCGCCCATTTAATACGTATGGTCCATTCCAGAAAACAGGTGGGGAAGGTGGGGTTGTTGCCATTTTTATAAATAATAAATTAGATAATGTACCACTGAATATATATGGGGATGGAAAACAAACGAGAGACCTTTTATACGTTGAAGATTGTGCAGATTTTGTTGTGGCAGCAGGATACTCTGCAAAAGCAAATGGTCATATTATCAACGCTGGAACAGGGCAAGATATATCCATTAATAAATTAGCAGAATTGATTTCGGGAAATAAAGTAAGCATTCAACATGTAACTCATATCCATCCGCAAAGTGAAATTCAAAAATTATTATGTAACTATGAAAAAGCAAAAACAATATTAAACTGGGAACCAAAAGTTTCTTTAGAAGATGGAGTTATTAAAACAGAAGAGTGGATTAAATCTTTAAAAATTAATCCTAAGGAGAAAGAGTAA
- a CDS encoding cytidylyltransferase domain-containing protein: MKGVLLKLQNQKLLRAVTKGDIKKGEIITANKVTMELNVVENALTELEAEELLPQVAVYNLSAGTPITKEVIEPPKVVIIVLCRLKSTRLPLKAILPIHGVPSIERCLINTLAIPGKHQVILATSDIAQDGPLEKFNLDGKVKIFRGDPENTADRMFQAAKQENANIVIRITGDCPAVSPEINTFLLDEHLKSGADYTQAELSTLPVGTAGDIFTLEAIERLLQTPKPLTYAEYLPFYFINNPHLFRINVVKLPPAVCYPTWRLTLDEQPDLDMFNELYRGLNVKSKPLFFHQIKDYILRNPELIEINSHVKLKWANQQSLVDELNRETIL, encoded by the coding sequence ATGAAAGGGGTGTTATTAAAATTGCAAAACCAAAAATTGTTAAGAGCAGTTACAAAAGGTGACATTAAAAAAGGAGAGATTATTACAGCTAATAAAGTAACAATGGAATTAAATGTTGTAGAAAATGCGCTGACCGAGCTTGAAGCAGAGGAATTATTACCTCAGGTAGCTGTATATAATTTGTCTGCAGGTACCCCAATAACAAAAGAGGTTATTGAACCTCCAAAGGTAGTAATAATTGTACTTTGCCGCTTAAAATCTACTAGGTTACCTTTAAAGGCAATATTGCCAATACACGGAGTTCCTTCCATTGAACGATGTCTTATAAATACATTAGCTATTCCAGGAAAACACCAGGTCATACTTGCTACTTCAGATATTGCACAAGATGGCCCTTTGGAAAAATTTAATTTAGACGGGAAAGTTAAGATTTTTAGAGGTGATCCAGAAAATACCGCTGATCGCATGTTCCAAGCTGCAAAACAAGAAAATGCAAATATTGTCATACGGATTACAGGGGATTGCCCAGCTGTGTCACCTGAAATAAATACTTTTTTACTAGATGAACATTTGAAAAGTGGTGCAGACTATACACAGGCAGAGTTAAGTACGTTACCTGTTGGAACAGCAGGTGATATTTTTACATTAGAGGCAATCGAACGATTACTACAAACCCCAAAACCTTTAACTTATGCAGAATACCTTCCGTTTTATTTTATTAATAATCCACATTTATTTCGTATCAATGTAGTGAAACTTCCTCCAGCAGTTTGTTATCCTACTTGGAGGTTAACATTAGATGAACAACCAGATTTAGATATGTTCAATGAACTTTATAGAGGTCTGAATGTAAAATCTAAACCTTTATTCTTTCATCAAATAAAAGATTACATCCTTCGAAACCCTGAACTTATTGAAATTAATAGTCATGTAAAATTGAAATGGGCAAATCAACAATCATTAGTAGATGAGTTAAATAGAGAAACGATATTATAA
- a CDS encoding CDP-glycerol glycerophosphotransferase family protein — MSDIYLKNYWLLNLEYINIFSRLKHYNIPLPLLSNFYQYLDEDIKNKMKDNNFYKQLSIEPIAETQLQLEFEKIMSVFQSKIKRKNQNGAILLNSDYLRFSVSNFTHFNPNQTKILTRSKKTELYGLPTVCAPDYINKSANTAHVFIEKAKEIFLKFNKHPLFSNLFFQKKLLSDLPIMIEKLNMAHFIFKEQDISGVIVGTTEDITSRALTFLSSSEGIPSYCLQHGAVMGEEAYFPVFATKQVVYGKYEEDWYLQKGVSESQIEILGHPRYDEIFDRVYMDKKNLFNKLKIAPSTKVVFIATQPFKTSFYTELTEKLVEDKNITVIIKPHPWEKGRNLVGEYIKLSNLYPNVKYITNEVNIYDVILHANLVVISNSTVGLEAMLLDIPVVVYKSLLEERDYKYYDTLDWLVNHSMEDMTSTIKKVLNNPLQSNLAKELRRKFINENYPQEACTKRLINLIQIEKD; from the coding sequence TTGAGTGACATTTATTTGAAAAATTACTGGCTATTAAATTTAGAGTATATAAATATTTTTTCAAGGTTAAAGCATTATAATATTCCTTTACCATTACTGAGTAATTTTTATCAATATTTAGATGAAGATATAAAAAATAAAATGAAAGATAATAATTTTTACAAGCAATTGTCAATTGAGCCAATAGCAGAAACACAGTTACAGTTAGAGTTTGAAAAAATAATGTCTGTATTTCAATCAAAAATAAAAAGAAAAAACCAAAATGGAGCAATCCTCCTAAATTCAGATTATCTCCGTTTTTCAGTAAGTAACTTTACTCACTTTAATCCAAATCAAACAAAGATATTAACTAGATCAAAAAAGACCGAACTCTATGGTCTTCCTACAGTTTGTGCACCAGATTATATAAATAAATCTGCTAATACCGCACATGTTTTTATAGAAAAAGCTAAAGAAATCTTTTTAAAGTTTAATAAGCACCCACTATTTTCAAACCTCTTTTTTCAAAAAAAATTACTAAGCGACCTTCCTATCATGATTGAGAAACTTAATATGGCTCATTTTATTTTTAAAGAACAAGATATTTCTGGTGTGATTGTCGGTACTACGGAAGATATAACAAGTAGAGCTCTTACTTTTCTTTCTAGTAGTGAGGGTATACCGAGTTATTGTCTGCAGCATGGTGCAGTAATGGGGGAAGAAGCATACTTTCCGGTTTTCGCAACAAAACAGGTCGTATATGGGAAATATGAAGAAGATTGGTACCTTCAAAAAGGGGTCAGTGAATCTCAAATCGAAATACTAGGGCACCCCAGATATGATGAGATCTTTGATAGAGTATATATGGATAAAAAGAATCTTTTTAATAAATTAAAAATAGCCCCCTCTACAAAAGTGGTTTTTATTGCAACCCAGCCATTTAAAACTTCATTTTATACTGAATTGACAGAAAAGTTAGTGGAAGACAAAAATATTACGGTTATTATAAAACCACATCCTTGGGAAAAAGGGCGTAATTTAGTGGGAGAATATATTAAGTTAAGTAACTTATATCCTAATGTTAAATATATAACAAATGAAGTAAACATATATGATGTTATTTTACATGCAAATCTTGTGGTTATCTCAAATTCAACAGTGGGATTAGAGGCAATGTTATTAGATATACCTGTAGTTGTTTATAAATCTTTATTAGAGGAAAGGGATTATAAATATTACGATACATTAGATTGGCTTGTAAATCATTCTATGGAGGATATGACTAGCACGATTAAAAAGGTTCTAAATAATCCTTTACAATCAAATTTAGCAAAAGAATTAAGAAGAAAATTTATTAATGAAAACTATCCGCAAGAAGCATGCACAAAAAGATTAATAAATTTAATTCAAATTGAAAAAGATTAA
- a CDS encoding SDR family NAD(P)-dependent oxidoreductase encodes MFFKDKNVLIIGGTGTIGKSILSNVLQEKPKVVRVFSRSEYNQFLLQEEFRDKNRNIRYLIGDIRNYDRVFSAMENIDYVFHVAAMKHVSFCEYNPFEAVLTNIFGTQNVIKAAIAQKVKKVVFTSSDKAISPTNNYGATKLTAERLITSAEYSKGSSETTFTSVRFGNVMGSRGSVIPLFENQIKENQKITVTDLSMSRFMMTLNQATMLTIEAMKIAKGGETFILKMPVISLNDLSEVMIEEVTKLYGLSKENIKIEEIGLKPGEKMYEELMTHDESLQAFELPDMFIIPSPLKKGTQYENAKRAKAGFYRSDNQNAISKEELRNLILNQQLLTGGEKI; translated from the coding sequence ATGTTTTTTAAAGATAAAAATGTTTTAATTATTGGTGGAACAGGAACAATTGGAAAAAGCATTCTTTCTAATGTTCTACAGGAAAAGCCAAAAGTGGTAAGAGTTTTTAGTAGAAGTGAATACAATCAATTTTTATTACAAGAAGAATTTAGGGATAAAAATCGGAATATTCGTTATTTAATTGGGGATATTCGTAATTATGATCGAGTATTTAGTGCGATGGAAAATATTGATTATGTATTTCATGTGGCCGCGATGAAGCATGTTTCGTTTTGTGAATATAATCCGTTTGAAGCAGTTTTGACCAATATTTTTGGAACACAAAATGTAATAAAAGCGGCAATTGCTCAGAAAGTAAAAAAGGTAGTTTTTACAAGTTCTGATAAAGCGATTTCACCAACAAATAATTACGGTGCAACAAAATTGACTGCTGAAAGATTGATTACGTCAGCGGAATATTCAAAAGGTTCAAGTGAAACGACATTTACAAGTGTTCGCTTCGGAAATGTGATGGGATCAAGAGGCTCTGTCATTCCTTTATTTGAAAATCAAATTAAAGAAAACCAAAAAATAACTGTAACGGATCTTAGTATGAGTAGATTTATGATGACACTGAACCAAGCAACTATGTTAACAATTGAAGCAATGAAAATAGCAAAGGGTGGTGAAACTTTTATATTAAAAATGCCAGTTATTTCATTAAACGATTTAAGTGAAGTGATGATAGAAGAAGTTACAAAGTTATATGGATTGTCCAAGGAGAATATTAAAATTGAAGAAATTGGTTTAAAACCGGGTGAAAAAATGTATGAAGAACTTATGACACATGATGAATCTTTACAGGCTTTTGAATTACCAGATATGTTTATCATTCCTAGCCCATTAAAAAAGGGTACTCAATATGAAAATGCAAAAAGGGCGAAGGCAGGCTTTTACCGTTCTGATAATCAAAATGCTATTTCAAAAGAAGAGCTTAGAAATTTAATATTAAACCAGCAGCTATTAACAGGAGGGGAGAAAATATGA